The following are encoded together in the Syngnathus scovelli strain Florida chromosome 12, RoL_Ssco_1.2, whole genome shotgun sequence genome:
- the olig3 gene encoding oligodendrocyte transcription factor 3, which yields MNSDSSPSSRASSPDMDAMFLREHLPAHHFHHLHPHFSLHHHHQHPVSSSTQAGKMSDSKSASSSSSVESSSGGGGSNKFKLKKQVTEEEMYQLRLKINGRERKRMHDLNLAMDGLREVMPYAHGPSVRKLSKIATLLLARNYILMLNSSLDEMKRLVGEIYGGQHSAFHCGTVAHPGAAAAAAAAAAAAAAAAAHQVHPLLGGGLSSSTTSTTSSSLPIRAPHALMKGSPAAAPPSLQLGSGFQHWAGLPCPCAICQVPPPPAPPAPPPTHIPITSSGLTRLTGEAKDGMK from the coding sequence ATGAATTCAGACTCCAGCCCGAGCAGCagagcctcatccccggacatgGATGCCATGTTCCTCCGAGAGcacctccctgcccaccacttcCACCACCTGCACCCGCACTTCAGcctgcaccaccaccaccagcacccCGTCTCCTCGTCCACGCAGGCCGGCAAGATGTCCGACTCCAAGTCAGCATCGTCTTCGTCATCGGTGgagagcagcagcggcggcggaggCAGCAACAAGTTCAAGCTGAAGAAGCAGGTGACCGAGGAGGAGATGTACCAGCTACGCCTCAAGATCAACGGCCGCGAGCGCAAACGCATGCACGACCTCAACTTGGCTATGGACGGCCTGCGAGAAGTCATGCCCTAcgcgcacggtccatccgtgcGCAAGCTGTCCAAGATCGCCACGCTGCTGCTGGCCCGGAACTACATCCTCATGCTCAACAGCTCCCTGGACGAGATGAAGCGGCTGGTGGGGGAAATCTACGGCGGCCAGCACTCGGCCTTCCACTGCGGCACCGTGGCGCACCCGGGagccgcggcggcggcggcagcggcggctgcTGCCGCGGCAGCCGCAGCCGCCCACCAGGTACACCCGCTCCTGGGCGGCGGCCTGTCGTCGTCCACCACGTCCACGACGTCCTCCAGCCTCCCCATCCGGGCCCCGCACGCCTTGATGAAGGGTTCGCCGGCCGCCGCGCCCCCCAGCCTGCAGCTGGGCTCCGGGTTCCAGCACTGGGCCGGGTTGCCGTGCCCGTGTGCTATCTGCCAGGTGCCGCCCCCTCCCGCTCCTCCCGCGCCGCCGCCAACACACATCCCCATCACCTCCTCCGGCCTGACGAGACTGACGGGGGAGGCCAAGGACGGCATGAAATGA
- the si:ch73-52p7.1 gene encoding uncharacterized protein si:ch73-52p7.1: MGSLGPPVPLLCVLLWVSAAPQRSDLHLAYVTHDSFYYYSCSQEPDACNQASLDACCCRDITMPSLRRLPAASFSSPVFHMRRLTVWYTSPRNAARLLNNSEVLHLTLMDCGSGRRGESAALPLEGHFAVQHLERLSVIDFPQTPQRKMEPESDNDLHFDADRWRCQATVAQVQDIFLGRELGAAFHEQARLGVIHGSVLRGGAAGVKVYTVQTHIDSDGTMPFPDLRLPKLPETSVIYVSFVYKREQSED; this comes from the coding sequence ATGGGCTCCCTGGGCCCCCCGGTGCCGCTCCTGTGTGTCCTGCTGTGGGTATCGGCGGCACCGCAGCGCTCGGACTTGCATCTGGCCTACGTGACGCACGACAGCTTCTACTACTACTCGTGCAGCCAAGAGCCGGACGCGTGCAACCAGGCCTCTCTGGACGCCTGCTGCTGCAGGGATATCACAATGCCAAGTTTACGACGCCTCCCGGCGGCGTCCTTCTCCTCGCCCGTCTTCCACATGCGGCGCCTGACCGTGTGGTACACGTCGCCCCGGAACGCCGCCCGCCTGCTCAACAACTCAGAGGTGCTCCACCTCACGCTGATGGACTGCGGCAGCGGCAGGCGTGGGGAGAGCGCCGCCCTTCCTTTGGAGGGACACTTTGCGGTGCAGCACCTGGAGCGACTGAGCGTCATCGACTTCCCACAAACACCCCAAAGAAAGATGGAGCCCGAAAGCGACAACGACCTCCATTTTGACGCCGACAGGTGGAGGTGTCAGGCCACGGTGGCGCAGGTGCAGGACATCTTCCTGGGGCGCGAGCTGGGGGCGGCGTTCCATGAGCAAGCCCGGTTGGGCGTCATCCACGGTTCAGTGCTGCGGGGCGGCGCTGCCGGCGTCAAAGTGTACACGGTACAGACGCATATCGACAGCGATGGCACGATGCCCTTTCCCGACCTGCGCCTGCCCAAACTGCCGGAAACGTCTGTCATCTACGTCAGCTTTGTGTATAAGAGGGAGCAAAGCGAGGATTAA